The sequence ATTGGAGGAGGAACAAGCTCTAGAAGCACAAAGCTTCTACATGGTGGAGTTCGTTATCTAGAACTAGCATTTAAAACCTTCGACTTAGCTCAGTTAAAATTAGTTCGGGAAGCCTTGCTCGAAAGGGCTTACTGGCTTGAACAAACTCCTTTTCTAGCCAATCGTATTGAATTAGCCCTACCTACAGAAGACTGTTTTTCCAAGTCCTATTACCGAATAGGACTTGGCTTGTACGACATTCTTTCAGGAAGAAAGAATATTGGAACTAGTCGACTGCTTTCCAAAAGCGAGATTGAACAAGCTTTACCCTTGATCAGAGATGGATTAGACGGCGGTGTAGTCTATAGCGATGGTCAGTTTAATGACTCCAGGCTCAATCTTTTATTAGCACTTACTGCAAAAAAAGCAGGAGCAGTAATACGAACACGCTGCAAAGTTATCAAACTGGAGAGTCAAGCGGATGGGAAATTGTGTGGTGCTATTAGCCAAGATTTACATGGGGAACAAGAAAGGTGGGAAGCTGGCGCAGTTGTAAATGCAACAGGCATCAATGTTGATGCTGTTCGCCAATTAGCTGATCCAAATATTGCTCCACGAATTCTTGTCAGTAGAGGTGTTCACCTAGTTCTAAAAGAAAACCTTTGCCCTAATGAGACTGGTTTGATATTGCCAGCTACCGATGATGGCAGAGTCTTATTCCTACTACCTTTCTTTGGCTATACACAGGTTGGGACAACAGATACTCCATGCAATATCAAAACAGCTCAAAAAACATCAGATGAAGAACAGGAGTACTTAATAAAATATATAAAGCGCTGGTTCCCAAGACTAAAAAAAACGACTATTGGTAGTGCTTGGGCAGGAGGGCGACCTCTTCTTAAGTCAACACAAGAAGGAATCTCTAGTAGTCGTGTCGTAAGGGAACATGAAGTAGAAATCATGCCTTGCGGATTAATTAGTGCCATGGGAGGGAAGTGGACCACATGCCGACAAATAGCACTAGACACCCTCAAAGCAGTAGAAGCTGTGTTAGGAAAACCACTACCACCGCCTCGACATTTACCTATTATTGGCTCAAGAGAAAACCTGAAAGCAACAACTACTTTAATAGTTGAACAAAAAAAGCAACTAAAACAATATCTTCCGAAGTCTGAGCTACAAGCCAAGCAAATTGTTCATCTTCAATCACAATATGGACTTGAAGCACTCTCAATAGTTGCGAACAGTTCCCCAGAAGAGCTCAATCCCCTTAGCCATATAGTCCCCATCTGCCAAGCAGAAATAAAACACGCAATTCACCATGAATTTGCATGTACTCCAACGGATATCCTTGCACGCCGATGCAGGCTTGCCATGGTTGATTTAGCTGAAGCCCAAAGGCTATTACCTGTTGTGAACAGTCATTTAAAAGCTGAAGGACTTAACGCAGACGCACTAGATCTAGAACAGTGACTTAATCCTCCAAGTGATTAGGCCAATTTCAAGAGACGTCATCATCCTCTACTTCGCCAATTAACCACCAACTAAAGCCATAAGAAGGTAAGTAAACAAACCAATTCTCATCAGCGGGAGGATATTCACAACCCCAGAGGACTTCTCGAGTTCGTAATCCTTTCCATTTACTAAGGTCGAGTCTTAATGAAGCACCAGCACCTGAGAGGTTCGTAGCTATTAGAACAGTCATGCTTCCACTGGACCGAGAATATACAAGGACACTTGGATGAGTTGATTCCAAGATTTCAAAATCTCCACGACGTAAAGCTGGTAATAGTCGGCGGCATGTCAGCATGCGTCGATGCCAATTCAAAAGTGATCCTGGTAATTGCTTTTGAACCTCAACATTGACAACCCGATAGTCGTAGCCAGGCGCAGTAATTGCGGGCAGAACTAGCAAAGGGTCTGGAGCTGATGAGAAGCCACCATTTCTTGCAGAAGTCCAGGCCATCGGTGTGCGATTTGGATCTCTATCTCTCAATCCAGGCCAATCTCCCATACCAAGCTCATCTCCGTAATAAACACAAGGCATTCCAGGAAGGCTATACAGCAGAGCATGAAGCAAGCGGTTCGCCCGAGGGTCACCATTTAACAAAGGAGCCAATCGACGATTTATCCCCCAATTCAGCCAGTGTCCATGTCCCTCATGCAAGCCAGAACGAATTGTCTGAATCACATCTTGTGGAACCAAGTGACCATCACCTAACCAAAGCTCGTCATGATTACGTAGAGGTAATGCCCAGCGACATCCAGGAACAACCTTTTGAGCATTCTCAAGACAAACTTGCAACTTCTTACAATTTCCACTGGCGATTGCTGCAAAAAGATGTGCAGTCAGAGAAAAATTGAATGCGCCATGTAATTCATCGTCGGCAAGGTATGGGGCTGCCTCATTAACAGGTTGAATAGCCTCTGCTAGAAGCAAAACATCTCGACCTTTACCTTCAACTCTTTGACGAACTTTACGTAGAAAAGCATGAGTTTCTGGTAACCCTTCACAACGAGTACCCTCAGATTCAAAAAGGAATGGCACAGCATCTAAACGAAACCCATCGACTCCTCTGTCTAACCAAAAATCAACCACACCAAGCATTTGATCTTGAACCCAAGGGTTCTCATAATTCAAATCAGGTTGATGCCTCAGGAATCGATGCAAGTAATACTGCTCTGCAACCTCATCCCACTCCCAATTAGAAGACTCAAACTTCCGAAACAATACTGGGGCATGAGAATAGCGGTTGGGATAATCACTCCAAACATAAACATCTCTTTCTGTGCTGCCTTTTGGAGCCCAACGAGCCCTTTGAAACCATGGATGAAGGTGACTAGTGTGATTAAGAACAAGGTCAAGGATTACTCTGATCCCCTGATCATGGGCAGCTGTCAGGAACCGATGAAATGCCGCCAAATCTCCCAGCTCAGGATGAATACTTTTGAAATCGGTAATGTCATAACCACCGTCTTGCAATGGGGAAGGGTATATAGGAGTCAGCCAGATCGCTTCTACTCCCAACCAACGCAAATAACTAAGCCGGCTTGATAAACCTTGAAGATCTCCTATCCCATCACCATCACCATCCGCAAAGCTGCGAGGAATTAGCTGATAAATCACAGCACCCTCCCACCAAGAACTTCTTGCAGCCATTAACGCCCAATCATCAAGCCCCTTAACTACTGCTACACAAACATCGCAATGTCGTCAGCCCCTTCCTTAAAAAAAGAATTGATAATGAATGAACTCCGCATGCCAATTCTTACAGGGCAAACAAGGCCTGAAAGTTGGCGGCGAATACAGCTAGAACGCTTCAGCGCCTTGCTGGAGGGCAATGAAACCGAAATAATTCAGGCGTTAAATAAAGATCTAGGGAAACCACCAACTGAAGCTTTTTTTGAAATCATTGCACTAAGGCAAGAGTTAAAAGTAGTCCAGAAGAACCTCACCAAATGGATGCGCCCAAAAAATGTGCATGTGCCCCTCTCTCTCAAGCCTGGTGAAGCAATGGTAAAACTGGAACCTTTAGGGTGTGTACTAATAATTGGCCCGTGGAACTATCCCTTTTCTCTCACTCTTCAACCACTGATAAGCGCATTAGCAGCAGGGAATACAGCTATTCTTAAGCCCTCAGAACACGCTCCAGCGACATCAAAATTAATCGCAGACCTTGTCGGCAAATATTTACCCTCAAATATTGTGAGAGTTGTTCAAGGGGATGGGAAAGTCGCCGCAAATCTTTTGGAACAACCTTTCGATCACATTTTCTTTACTGGTGGTGGAAAGATCGGAAAGAAAGTCATGGCTGCTGCTTCGAAGCACTTAACACCTGTAACTCTTGAACTAGGTGGTAAAAGTCCAGCCATAGTTATTGAAGGTGCCGATTTAAAAGTCACTGCTAGACGTCTTGTTTGGGGGAAAGGACTTAATGCAGGTCAAACATGTATAGCTCCTGATCATTTACTTTTGCAAAAGCAATTAAAAGGCATTCTTCTAAATGAAATGGAAAATGCGATTAAAGAATTTTATGGCGCTAATCCTCTAACCTCACAACATCTAGGAAAAATCGTTAATAGTAGCCAATACACAAGGCTCAAAAACCTTCTTGTTAATGCAAAAGCAAAAGGACAAATTCTTTTTGGTGGCGAGTTTGACGATCAATCAAGATGCATCACACCAACCCTAATTGAAGTTAAAAGCATTGATGATCCATTAATGGCAGAAGAATTATTCGGCCCATTAATGCCGATTATTAGTATCAGCAACTTACAAGAAGCCATTAATAACATCAATAGCCAGCCTCGTCCTCTAGCCCTTTATATGTTTGGAGGATCGACTCAAGAGCAACAAAAGCTTGTAGACCAAACAAGCTCAGGTGGAGTTTGCTTTAACGATGTAGTAATGCAAGCAGGTGTTCCAGAATTGCCCTTTGGAGGTGTAGGAGCAAGCGGAATGGGTCAATACCATGGAAAAGCAGGCTTTGAAACTTTTTCACACCAAAAATCAATTTTAAAAAGACCTTTTTGGATGGATATAAAGTTCCGCTACCCCCCATACAGCATGAATATCTCAATGCTCAAAAGACTTCTTGGCTAAAAGTCGACAACTAAACATATCAAACAGAGCATGAAAGATCCTTTTCAAGGGCTGGCGTATTTATAGAAGGGTCTTATGTTTCGTCAAGCGTTTAGGTACTGATGATACGCGCCATTTTTGCCGCAATTACTTTGATATCTCTAACCTCGTTCTCCTCTGCTGCAAGAGAAGTTACTGTCATGCCCGGAGAAACGCTCTCAGAGATAGCAGAGAGATACAAAATATCAACAAAATCTTTAAAGCTACTCAATGGCATTAACAATCCCACCAAATTACAAGCAGGTACCAAGCTAAAACTTCCAGACAATTCCTACTTTCAAGTAAACACACAGAAAAAAATTCATAAGGTTCAAAGCGGAGAAACACTCAGCACAATTGCAAATAAGTACGGACTCACACAAGATGACCTTACTACTCTAAACAATATTAGAAGTCCTGATCATTTATATGTTGATCAAAATATTCAGATTCCCTCCCCTCAAAGCTGGAAGGAGGAAAAATTAAAAACTGTCCATAAAGTAGTTGCAGGAGATACTCTTAATACAATCGCTGCGCAATACAACAAAAACCAGGAAGAGCTTAAATCAATTAATGGTCTGACAGATGCTAATTATTTATATGTAGGTCAAAATATTAAACTTTATCAAACCAGAGCTAAGGGAAGTGGTCAAAAAAGATTAAGCAATAATCAATTATTCAAGGCGAATCAATATCACATTGTCAAGCAAGGAGAAAGTCTTGCATTAATAGCTAAAAAATATAATATTTCATTAGATAATTTGGCGAATTTTAATAATATAAAAAACCCAAATGAGCTGCAACTAGGAACTAGACTCTTATTAAAAATCAACTCAGGACAACTCCAAAAACTCGCAAGCAACACTTACAAGGAAGAAATTGTTGGAGAATCTCAATGGCGCAAATATGGCCCACTTCAAATCGATTGGTCAAATTGGAAAGTAATGGATGGAAGCCATGTGGCTCCTACTCTTCATCAAAGTGGCCAGGCTCTATATTTAGCAGTTAACTGCTCATTCCGTAAGCTTAATGCAACAGGAATAGATGGGGCCTGGAATCATTGGATTTCTCCTCAGGAGAACTTCGAGCGAAACTTAATCAATGATCTTTGCCTTACAAGAGAAGGCTAAAGTATTAGTTTATATCTTTACATTCAAAATACCTCAAAGCCCAAGGCTCTTTCAAAAATTGTCTCCCACTTTCGCGAATAGAAAGCGTCTGAAAACCATCATTACTCTCTCGAATCAGCTCATCTTGAACCAATCTTCTCGCTAGCCATCCCCAACGATCTTCTTTATTTCCTTCTTGATTGGAAAGACTATGGACAAGGCTATGAATATCTAATTTTTTACTATTCTCGAGAGCGTCCAATAAAACAATAGCTTTATCAGACCAATTTTTAAGTGTAGTTGTGCAATTACAGCGATCACAACGCCCGCAAGGATGG comes from Prochlorococcus sp. MIT 1307 and encodes:
- a CDS encoding glycerol-3-phosphate dehydrogenase/oxidase, translated to MNNNHVDLLIIGAGASGACVGYEASKRGLKVALLEAGDIGGGTSSRSTKLLHGGVRYLELAFKTFDLAQLKLVREALLERAYWLEQTPFLANRIELALPTEDCFSKSYYRIGLGLYDILSGRKNIGTSRLLSKSEIEQALPLIRDGLDGGVVYSDGQFNDSRLNLLLALTAKKAGAVIRTRCKVIKLESQADGKLCGAISQDLHGEQERWEAGAVVNATGINVDAVRQLADPNIAPRILVSRGVHLVLKENLCPNETGLILPATDDGRVLFLLPFFGYTQVGTTDTPCNIKTAQKTSDEEQEYLIKYIKRWFPRLKKTTIGSAWAGGRPLLKSTQEGISSSRVVREHEVEIMPCGLISAMGGKWTTCRQIALDTLKAVEAVLGKPLPPPRHLPIIGSRENLKATTTLIVEQKKQLKQYLPKSELQAKQIVHLQSQYGLEALSIVANSSPEELNPLSHIVPICQAEIKHAIHHEFACTPTDILARRCRLAMVDLAEAQRLLPVVNSHLKAEGLNADALDLEQ
- a CDS encoding alpha-amylase family protein — translated: MAARSSWWEGAVIYQLIPRSFADGDGDGIGDLQGLSSRLSYLRWLGVEAIWLTPIYPSPLQDGGYDITDFKSIHPELGDLAAFHRFLTAAHDQGIRVILDLVLNHTSHLHPWFQRARWAPKGSTERDVYVWSDYPNRYSHAPVLFRKFESSNWEWDEVAEQYYLHRFLRHQPDLNYENPWVQDQMLGVVDFWLDRGVDGFRLDAVPFLFESEGTRCEGLPETHAFLRKVRQRVEGKGRDVLLLAEAIQPVNEAAPYLADDELHGAFNFSLTAHLFAAIASGNCKKLQVCLENAQKVVPGCRWALPLRNHDELWLGDGHLVPQDVIQTIRSGLHEGHGHWLNWGINRRLAPLLNGDPRANRLLHALLYSLPGMPCVYYGDELGMGDWPGLRDRDPNRTPMAWTSARNGGFSSAPDPLLVLPAITAPGYDYRVVNVEVQKQLPGSLLNWHRRMLTCRRLLPALRRGDFEILESTHPSVLVYSRSSGSMTVLIATNLSGAGASLRLDLSKWKGLRTREVLWGCEYPPADENWFVYLPSYGFSWWLIGEVEDDDVS
- a CDS encoding aldehyde dehydrogenase family protein gives rise to the protein MNELRMPILTGQTRPESWRRIQLERFSALLEGNETEIIQALNKDLGKPPTEAFFEIIALRQELKVVQKNLTKWMRPKNVHVPLSLKPGEAMVKLEPLGCVLIIGPWNYPFSLTLQPLISALAAGNTAILKPSEHAPATSKLIADLVGKYLPSNIVRVVQGDGKVAANLLEQPFDHIFFTGGGKIGKKVMAAASKHLTPVTLELGGKSPAIVIEGADLKVTARRLVWGKGLNAGQTCIAPDHLLLQKQLKGILLNEMENAIKEFYGANPLTSQHLGKIVNSSQYTRLKNLLVNAKAKGQILFGGEFDDQSRCITPTLIEVKSIDDPLMAEELFGPLMPIISISNLQEAINNINSQPRPLALYMFGGSTQEQQKLVDQTSSGGVCFNDVVMQAGVPELPFGGVGASGMGQYHGKAGFETFSHQKSILKRPFWMDIKFRYPPYSMNISMLKRLLG
- a CDS encoding LysM peptidoglycan-binding domain-containing protein, producing the protein MIRAIFAAITLISLTSFSSAAREVTVMPGETLSEIAERYKISTKSLKLLNGINNPTKLQAGTKLKLPDNSYFQVNTQKKIHKVQSGETLSTIANKYGLTQDDLTTLNNIRSPDHLYVDQNIQIPSPQSWKEEKLKTVHKVVAGDTLNTIAAQYNKNQEELKSINGLTDANYLYVGQNIKLYQTRAKGSGQKRLSNNQLFKANQYHIVKQGESLALIAKKYNISLDNLANFNNIKNPNELQLGTRLLLKINSGQLQKLASNTYKEEIVGESQWRKYGPLQIDWSNWKVMDGSHVAPTLHQSGQALYLAVNCSFRKLNATGIDGAWNHWISPQENFERNLINDLCLTREG